A genomic region of Methanothermobacter thermautotrophicus str. Delta H contains the following coding sequences:
- a CDS encoding 6-hydroxymethylpterin diphosphokinase MptE-like protein encodes MEVQVWLRWYTRILDDFGFDRRADEESASYLDAFLREHGCLRVDDIDVPSSDFIVFGAGPSLRSHLKRFRALDEPMTVISADGATTALLEEDVLPDIIVTDLDGKMEDIIEANRQGAVVVVHAHGNNLPALRRYLPLLQNIIGTTQSIPHGCLHNFGGFTDGDRAVFLAAALGAGRIVLAGMDFGEVVTRYSRPDMDSELGPADPVKRLKLEYASRLIDWLERNGDVRIERW; translated from the coding sequence ATGACTTTGGATTTGACAGGAGGGCTGATGAGGAGTCAGCATCATACCTCGACGCCTTCCTCAGGGAACACGGATGCCTGCGGGTTGATGACATTGATGTCCCATCCAGTGACTTCATTGTATTCGGGGCTGGACCATCACTCAGATCCCACCTCAAAAGGTTCAGGGCCCTTGATGAGCCAATGACAGTCATCTCGGCAGATGGTGCCACCACTGCACTCCTCGAGGAGGATGTGCTGCCTGATATAATAGTAACTGACCTCGATGGTAAGATGGAGGATATAATCGAGGCAAACCGGCAGGGGGCAGTGGTGGTGGTCCACGCCCATGGAAACAACCTCCCTGCCCTCAGGAGGTACCTCCCACTCCTCCAGAACATCATCGGGACAACCCAGAGCATCCCCCATGGCTGTCTCCACAATTTTGGTGGATTCACAGATGGTGACCGCGCTGTTTTCCTTGCCGCAGCCCTCGGCGCCGGTCGTATAGTGCTGGCAGGCATGGACTTCGGTGAGGTTGTGACAAGGTACTCAAGGCCTGATATGGACTCTGAGCTTGGACCGGCCGATCCCGTTAAAAGGCTCAAACTTGAGTACGCCAGCAGACTAATAGACTGGCTTGAGAGGAACGGGGATGTCAGGATAGAGAGATGGTGA